The following are from one region of the Paenalkalicoccus suaedae genome:
- a CDS encoding S-layer homology domain-containing protein, with protein sequence MKRQIFAIFAILCLATTIFPLSTLAVTNKYSDIDARDYYFDSLVFFDERNWISGFEDGTFRPKNPLTREQAAILFSRILNLDTQNVSGAPFNDIPTSFRSWRNIAATKNAGILGGFQDNTFMPMSTMTRGQMAATINRSFFFRPLQTQTPFSDVNNSFFQSEIRTLFTHNITNGRTPTMFVPNGDVQRAEFITLIKRTFDFLESLDVDLRDAQVNANGDTLLTGMMDGAVLTQLDVIVVNDSGTRVADRNVQINAQGNFQLTLDGLVDGTYTAIFTNRIGAIMGQSRFMIENGDPIIDDGEIDDPMDPIDPEDPTDPVDPEDPANPGDPTDPGDPTDPVNPDRPLIDLDILNPGLLDGTIDLSFLLGNNALIRVDLLETTDLRSGDIVRVKTGNSNLLSVTLTQEDIDRGFRDISLNVSILERLGSGSSHLLNLDLLRGNNVIDQTDGKNILLPTFPNQLISLNLGDGSNNVLSRILSGDRAIQIDLNANGIADADVGDRIFLNFTGGASATITLTQADIDRGFAEYRINQSFLTNLLADLTVGSTVEITPVLDKDGTTTTGETSSFVLSRGLLDIVDDLLGGLLGGLLDGLLGGIFR encoded by the coding sequence ATGAAAAGACAAATTTTCGCAATCTTTGCTATTTTATGTTTGGCAACAACGATTTTCCCACTGTCGACACTAGCCGTGACCAACAAATACTCGGATATTGATGCTCGTGATTATTACTTCGATTCACTCGTGTTCTTTGATGAAAGAAACTGGATTTCCGGCTTTGAAGACGGTACATTCCGTCCGAAGAACCCATTAACTCGTGAACAGGCTGCGATTTTATTCAGCCGTATATTAAACCTCGACACTCAAAACGTATCTGGAGCACCATTTAATGATATTCCAACGTCATTCAGATCGTGGCGCAACATTGCCGCAACGAAAAACGCAGGGATTCTAGGTGGCTTCCAGGATAATACCTTCATGCCGATGTCAACGATGACGCGTGGACAAATGGCAGCGACAATTAATCGCTCCTTTTTCTTCCGACCACTTCAAACACAGACGCCTTTCTCAGACGTAAACAACTCCTTCTTCCAGTCGGAGATTCGCACGCTATTTACTCATAATATTACAAATGGACGCACGCCAACGATGTTTGTACCTAACGGCGACGTACAGAGAGCGGAATTTATTACTCTTATTAAACGCACGTTTGATTTCCTAGAGTCGCTTGATGTCGATTTGCGTGACGCGCAAGTGAATGCAAATGGCGATACGCTGCTTACTGGTATGATGGACGGTGCCGTTCTTACGCAGCTTGACGTGATTGTTGTAAACGATAGCGGTACACGTGTTGCAGATCGCAACGTGCAGATCAATGCACAAGGTAACTTCCAACTCACGCTTGATGGACTTGTGGATGGGACGTATACCGCGATTTTTACCAATAGAATTGGCGCAATCATGGGTCAAAGTCGCTTTATGATCGAAAATGGCGATCCGATTATCGACGATGGGGAGATTGATGATCCGATGGATCCGATCGACCCAGAAGACCCGACGGACCCAGTCGACCCGGAAGACCCAGCTAACCCTGGCGATCCGACGGACCCAGGCGACCCAACTGATCCTGTAAACCCTGATCGTCCGTTGATTGACCTTGATATTCTAAATCCTGGTTTATTAGATGGGACGATTGATCTTAGCTTCTTGCTTGGCAATAATGCGCTGATTCGCGTGGATCTTTTAGAGACGACGGACCTGCGTAGCGGCGATATTGTGCGCGTGAAGACGGGCAACAGCAATCTGCTGTCTGTGACGCTTACGCAAGAGGATATCGATCGTGGCTTCCGCGATATTTCGCTCAACGTCAGCATTCTTGAGCGCCTCGGCAGTGGCTCGAGTCATCTCTTAAATCTCGATCTTTTGAGAGGAAACAACGTGATTGACCAGACTGACGGGAAGAATATTCTCCTGCCAACGTTCCCAAATCAGCTGATTTCGTTGAATCTGGGTGACGGTTCAAACAATGTGCTTAGCCGTATTTTGAGCGGTGACCGCGCGATTCAGATTGATCTTAATGCAAACGGAATTGCAGACGCAGACGTTGGCGACCGCATCTTCCTTAACTTCACGGGCGGCGCATCGGCAACGATCACGCTGACGCAAGCGGACATTGACCGCGGCTTCGCGGAGTATCGCATTAATCAGAGCTTCCTGACGAATCTGCTCGCTGACCTGACTGTTGGTAGCACCGTCGAGATCACGCCAGTGCTCGATAAAGATGGCACGACTACGACTGGAGAAACCTCGTCGTTCGTGCTCTCACGAGGGCTGTTAGATATTGTCGATGACTTACTAGGAGGTCTGCTTGGAGGACTGTTAGATGGACTGTTAGGTGGTATTTTTAGATAG